A genomic segment from Lignipirellula cremea encodes:
- a CDS encoding preprotein translocase subunit SecA gives MMPSLVARSVANYQIASWRRLLPKIEQFESEFVKFDDARLRKESLSLRYRARSGEPLTKLLCEAFALVQAAGARSLGMRHYPVQLLGGIALHHRSIVEMQTGEGKTLTATLPMYLAAIAGHGAHLATANDYLAKRDAEWMRPLYAALGMSIGIIEADTPQPERRKAYRCDVTYGTAKEFGFDFLRDRLLKRHTGDGRKNLLAQMLGQSQAGADEIVQRDLHFALIDEADSILIDEARTPLIISSIPGESPEVRNTLYRWASESGPLFVEETEYEFDHERREAVLTPAGRRKVRELPKPTLLREIGLIELYEHIERAIKVDREFVRDRQFIIRDGEIVIVDEFTGRLAEGRKWRAGIHQAVEAREGVEITAETGEAAKITVQDLFRRYERLAGMTGTIANSGAELRKIYSLNVVVVPTNRPPQRIQLPDVVVGVSKLKWQKIVEEVKEISATGRPVLIGTRSIDKSKIISDLLAAEQIEHQVLNATEVSTAQDRMEAEAKIVAQAGEIGRVTVATNMAGRGTDIKLGEGVEELGGLHVICTELHESARIDRQLIGRCGRQGDRGSYRQYLSLDDEILKAGYGPKAARRLAEIGQQASAALPGYARRFRAAQARVERDHFRGRKMMMHYERERHKMQMQMGQDPYLDSPSS, from the coding sequence ATGATGCCCAGCCTTGTCGCCCGCAGCGTGGCGAATTATCAAATTGCTTCCTGGCGACGGTTGTTGCCCAAAATCGAGCAGTTTGAATCGGAGTTCGTCAAATTCGACGACGCCAGGCTCCGTAAGGAAAGTCTTTCGCTCCGGTATCGGGCCCGCAGCGGCGAACCCCTCACGAAACTGCTGTGCGAAGCTTTCGCCCTGGTCCAGGCCGCCGGCGCCCGGAGCCTGGGGATGCGGCATTACCCGGTGCAGTTGCTGGGCGGTATTGCCTTGCATCATCGCAGTATTGTGGAAATGCAAACTGGCGAAGGGAAAACGCTGACCGCCACGTTGCCGATGTACCTGGCGGCCATCGCCGGACACGGCGCCCATCTGGCGACGGCGAACGACTATCTGGCAAAACGCGACGCCGAGTGGATGCGTCCGCTGTACGCCGCCTTGGGAATGTCGATCGGTATTATCGAAGCCGACACCCCGCAACCCGAGCGACGCAAAGCCTACCGCTGCGATGTCACTTACGGCACGGCCAAAGAGTTTGGCTTTGACTTCCTGCGAGATCGGCTGCTCAAACGCCACACAGGCGACGGCCGGAAAAACCTGCTCGCCCAGATGCTCGGCCAAAGCCAGGCGGGAGCAGACGAGATCGTCCAGCGCGACCTGCACTTCGCGCTGATCGACGAAGCTGACAGCATTCTGATCGACGAAGCCCGCACCCCCTTGATCATCAGCTCCATTCCCGGCGAATCACCCGAGGTGCGTAATACCTTGTATCGCTGGGCCTCGGAAAGCGGGCCGCTGTTTGTCGAAGAAACCGAATACGAGTTTGACCATGAACGGCGGGAAGCAGTACTCACGCCCGCCGGGCGACGGAAAGTCCGCGAACTGCCCAAGCCGACGCTCCTTCGTGAAATCGGTCTGATCGAGCTGTACGAGCACATTGAAAGGGCCATCAAGGTCGATCGAGAATTCGTCCGCGATCGCCAGTTCATCATCCGCGACGGTGAGATTGTGATCGTCGACGAATTCACCGGGCGACTGGCCGAAGGACGCAAGTGGCGGGCCGGCATCCACCAGGCCGTTGAAGCCCGTGAAGGAGTGGAAATTACGGCCGAAACGGGCGAAGCAGCCAAGATCACCGTGCAGGACCTGTTCCGCCGTTACGAGCGCCTTGCCGGCATGACGGGCACCATCGCCAACTCGGGGGCCGAGCTGCGCAAAATTTATTCGCTGAATGTCGTCGTGGTGCCCACCAACCGACCGCCGCAGCGGATCCAGCTGCCCGACGTGGTCGTCGGCGTGAGCAAACTCAAGTGGCAAAAGATCGTCGAGGAAGTCAAAGAGATTTCCGCCACCGGACGTCCCGTGCTGATCGGCACCCGCAGCATCGACAAATCCAAGATCATTTCCGATCTGCTCGCAGCGGAACAGATTGAACACCAGGTCCTGAACGCCACGGAAGTCTCCACCGCCCAGGACCGGATGGAGGCGGAAGCAAAGATCGTCGCCCAGGCGGGAGAAATCGGCCGCGTCACCGTCGCCACCAACATGGCCGGCCGCGGCACCGATATCAAACTGGGAGAAGGCGTCGAAGAACTCGGCGGACTCCATGTCATCTGCACCGAACTGCACGAGTCGGCGCGGATCGACCGCCAACTGATCGGACGTTGCGGACGCCAGGGCGACCGCGGCTCGTATCGCCAGTATCTGTCCCTCGACGACGAAATCCTCAAGGCGGGCTACGGCCCCAAGGCGGCCCGTCGGCTGGCGGAGATCGGCCAGCAAGCCAGCGCCGCTTTGCCTGGCTACGCGCGTCGTTTCCGGGCGGCGCAAGCGCGGGTAGAACGTGATCATTTTCGCGGCCGCAAAATGATGATGCATTACGAGCGCGAACGCCACAAAATGCAGATGCAAATGGGGCAGGACCCCTATCTCGATTCGCCCTCTTCTTAA
- a CDS encoding DUF1559 domain-containing protein, translated as MRRAHFPRPGFTLVELLVVIAIIGVLVALLLPAVQMAREAARRSTCTNNLKQIGLGMANYHDAHKVFPPGLVKAAQNGNGNNWWSWGSMILPQLEEQNMYNTLGVGNRVIDRTLIVQPLEAYRCPSDTGPASHVISGNNRLAGNDSTGHISGSGVSNYVANNGYGANSATVTTGNPYTANVNSTGPFREFSTAAGASLISVGDITDGTSKTIAGGERAYELKVNGVVIKYRAANAYSAYYPGTPTDYGAANVMGIGGSGINNSVSTATGLAEFSSLHPGGANFVFCDASTHFLSENINYDNINPGCTSVYEQLLAYEDDTVITRDY; from the coding sequence ATGCGTCGTGCGCACTTCCCGCGTCCTGGTTTCACTCTTGTGGAACTCCTGGTTGTCATCGCCATTATTGGCGTTCTGGTGGCCCTGCTATTGCCTGCCGTGCAGATGGCGCGTGAAGCCGCCAGACGCTCAACCTGCACCAACAACCTGAAGCAGATTGGCCTGGGAATGGCCAACTATCACGACGCCCACAAAGTCTTCCCGCCGGGCCTGGTCAAAGCCGCCCAGAACGGCAACGGCAATAACTGGTGGAGCTGGGGCTCCATGATCCTGCCGCAGCTGGAAGAACAAAACATGTATAACACCCTGGGCGTCGGCAACCGGGTCATTGACCGGACCTTAATCGTCCAGCCGCTGGAAGCGTACCGCTGCCCGTCGGACACCGGGCCGGCTTCGCACGTCATTTCGGGCAACAATCGGCTGGCTGGTAACGACAGCACCGGCCATATCTCTGGCTCGGGCGTCAGCAACTATGTCGCCAACAACGGTTATGGCGCCAACTCGGCTACCGTCACGACCGGCAACCCCTACACCGCCAACGTGAACTCCACCGGACCTTTCCGCGAATTCAGCACAGCCGCCGGCGCCAGCCTGATCAGCGTCGGCGACATCACCGACGGTACTTCCAAAACCATCGCGGGAGGCGAACGCGCGTACGAACTGAAAGTCAACGGTGTCGTGATCAAGTATCGCGCCGCCAACGCCTATTCGGCCTACTACCCTGGCACTCCGACCGACTACGGGGCGGCCAACGTGATGGGCATCGGCGGATCGGGCATCAACAACTCGGTTTCCACCGCCACGGGCCTGGCCGAGTTCAGCAGCTTGCATCCCGGCGGAGCAAACTTTGTGTTCTGCGACGCATCGACCCACTTCCTGTCGGAAAACATCAACTACGACAACATCAATCCCGGCTGCACCAGCGTTTACGAACAGTTGCTGGCCTACGAGGACGACACCGTCATCACCCGCGACTATTAA
- a CDS encoding coiled-coil domain-containing protein — MSEFSAAFDACRERAQLAVQTQRERVREVENEFETHVRALLAELESERDQLRVDRADLERRRDETSAQRKSIARDLRAQRAEMLAEIEQKRAERMQSDTGESNGRVAELQAECDRLRSRFDQEDQQWRDAEQQVEHWRNEAQQLSLQAEEAEQRVQEREQVIEHLRRELEQALQQLDEVVAQGAQGGASDAVLEDMRRGREMAIDELRELKKKNEELQTQLAAKPAVVAGAPVAGMGMDWAAQKARMLQQLEDDFDPENAEQVRERLTIEKTLQTTEKLLSAKENELNDLRQLLEDQSASIGGMAVGANAIAELLDHDELVREERDNLKKVQEEWRQKLRVAEVDISVERAKLARERAELEDRLQRLEQEKAKMAVLQPADTKSKPPTRNKWLARLGLRDDDAE; from the coding sequence ATGAGCGAGTTCTCCGCGGCATTCGATGCGTGCCGCGAACGGGCCCAGCTGGCGGTTCAGACACAGCGCGAACGGGTGCGCGAAGTCGAGAACGAATTTGAAACCCATGTGAGGGCGTTGCTGGCGGAACTGGAGTCGGAACGCGACCAGCTTCGTGTCGACCGGGCTGACCTGGAACGGCGCCGGGATGAAACTTCCGCCCAGCGCAAAAGCATTGCCCGCGATCTGCGCGCCCAGCGGGCCGAAATGCTCGCCGAAATTGAACAGAAACGCGCCGAAAGGATGCAGTCCGATACCGGCGAATCTAACGGCCGGGTCGCCGAACTGCAGGCCGAATGCGATCGCCTGCGGTCCCGGTTCGACCAGGAAGACCAGCAATGGCGCGACGCCGAACAACAGGTCGAACACTGGCGGAACGAAGCCCAGCAGCTGAGCCTGCAGGCCGAAGAAGCGGAACAGCGCGTTCAGGAACGGGAACAGGTCATCGAACACCTCCGGCGTGAATTGGAGCAGGCGCTCCAGCAGTTGGACGAGGTCGTCGCCCAAGGAGCTCAAGGGGGCGCCAGCGACGCGGTGCTGGAAGACATGCGCCGCGGCCGCGAGATGGCGATCGACGAACTCCGCGAACTCAAAAAGAAAAACGAAGAACTCCAGACGCAACTGGCGGCCAAACCGGCGGTTGTTGCGGGCGCCCCGGTGGCGGGCATGGGGATGGACTGGGCCGCCCAGAAGGCCCGCATGCTGCAGCAACTGGAAGACGATTTTGATCCAGAGAATGCCGAGCAGGTCCGTGAGCGGCTCACGATTGAAAAGACGCTGCAGACGACGGAAAAGCTTCTTTCCGCCAAGGAAAACGAGCTCAACGACCTGCGGCAACTGCTGGAAGACCAGTCGGCCAGCATCGGCGGCATGGCGGTTGGCGCCAATGCGATCGCCGAACTGCTCGATCACGATGAGTTGGTTCGCGAAGAACGCGACAACCTGAAGAAGGTCCAGGAAGAATGGCGCCAGAAGCTGCGCGTCGCTGAGGTCGATATTTCTGTTGAACGGGCGAAACTGGCCCGCGAGAGGGCGGAGCTGGAAGATCGCCTGCAGCGGCTAGAGCAGGAAAAAGCCAAAATGGCCGTGCTGCAGCCTGCCGACACCAAAAGCAAGCCGCCGACTCGCAACAAATGGCTGGCCCGTCTAGGATTGCGCGACGACGACGCCGAATAA
- a CDS encoding TM2 domain-containing protein: MPIEISCSSCDKRLRVKDDLAGKKVRCPQCKGVIEVPSDGVSVAAEDEAGDAASTEEMWFVKTDEGEDFGPISRTELDGWVADGRLNGDCQLLIEGSDQWQWASDVFPQLEEQADEDEDPLGPSPEQVAAEKAAEEQAAKVAAEKAAAQKAAAQKAAAEKAAKEKAAASKGAAVQSPKTAPQASDKKEKEPVVAKATAQPTAKAVAVPAQSIGPAVGPNEEGKPKIDAPASSFDFGVSNSPTARLRGKRRVKKMTTKTSPPPATSPSASISPNPEGGPPAGTSDKQKVTAAILCLFGALGVQRFYLGYTGIGIAQLCTCGGCGIWTIIDLVSILTDKLPDAEGRPLA; the protein is encoded by the coding sequence ATGCCGATCGAAATCAGTTGTTCCAGTTGTGATAAACGTTTGCGGGTCAAAGACGACCTGGCCGGAAAGAAAGTTCGCTGTCCCCAGTGCAAGGGCGTCATCGAAGTTCCCAGCGACGGAGTCTCTGTCGCCGCCGAGGATGAAGCAGGCGACGCCGCTTCGACCGAAGAAATGTGGTTCGTCAAAACGGACGAAGGCGAAGACTTCGGACCGATCAGCCGCACCGAGCTTGACGGCTGGGTCGCCGACGGCCGCCTGAACGGCGATTGCCAGCTGCTCATCGAAGGCAGCGACCAGTGGCAATGGGCCAGCGATGTCTTCCCGCAGCTTGAAGAACAAGCAGACGAGGACGAAGATCCTCTCGGTCCCTCGCCCGAACAAGTCGCCGCGGAAAAAGCCGCGGAAGAACAAGCAGCCAAGGTCGCCGCCGAGAAAGCAGCGGCCCAAAAGGCAGCCGCGCAAAAAGCGGCCGCCGAAAAAGCCGCTAAAGAAAAGGCCGCCGCCAGCAAAGGCGCAGCCGTTCAGTCGCCCAAAACAGCCCCCCAGGCTTCCGACAAAAAAGAGAAAGAGCCCGTCGTCGCCAAAGCGACGGCCCAGCCCACCGCCAAAGCGGTCGCGGTTCCTGCGCAATCAATTGGTCCCGCCGTTGGGCCCAATGAGGAAGGAAAACCAAAAATCGACGCACCCGCTAGCTCGTTCGATTTTGGCGTATCCAACAGTCCCACTGCCCGCCTTCGCGGCAAACGACGAGTAAAAAAGATGACGACCAAAACATCTCCCCCTCCGGCTACGTCTCCTTCCGCCTCGATCAGCCCCAACCCCGAAGGCGGTCCGCCGGCGGGAACCAGCGACAAGCAGAAGGTCACCGCCGCCATTCTCTGCCTGTTCGGCGCACTCGGCGTGCAGCGCTTTTATCTGGGCTATACGGGCATCGGCATCGCTCAGCTCTGCACCTGCGGCGGCTGCGGCATCTGGACCATCATTGATCTGGTCAGCATTCTGACCGACAAACTGCCCGACGCCGAAGGCCGTCCGCTCGCCTAG
- a CDS encoding DNA topoisomerase VI subunit B, which yields MAKSQRSISVSEFFEKNRHLLGFGNDHRALLTTVKEAVDNSLDACEEAGITPEIWVHIEQTGERRYKAGIQDNGPGIVKKQIPLIFGKLLYGSKFHRLRMSRGQQGIGISAAGMYGVLTTGKPVKIISKVSIRKPTHYYEIRINTKTNDPEILNGGGDGVDIPPNDEGRKYIADHGIEWVSQYDAEGDQPPVDVPSGTRVTIELQAVYKRGRGSVDEYLEQTAIANPHVTIHLIGPDGVETIYRRSTVELPSEAKEINPHPYGVELGRLQSMLKDAKPTTLSQWFRSEFSCVTPVVAKKICETAKVGVRSSTSSISRDEAEALYLAIQQTKIKAPSTDCISPIGEQLLLSGLHKVVPGEFYAASTRPPAVYRGNPFQVEVALAYGGAAETQKISRDMLEELLSQSDARTLRKFLITTFSGVGAEAAEKILNSSKMPTRKSPAKLKRAEVERLHEAMHNVSLNDGQSMQVLRFANRVPLQFQPKACAITNAVIGTNWRAYGLSQSRASLPNGPISVVVHLASVWVPFTSESKEAVASYPEIEKELRLGLQMVGRKLGVYLNRRNRVKEQGERRNIFLRYLGEVADAVASINQTDRDALYDNLVEAAKKKTADADLKLDAGDKPPELAELEADSSVLIVDGSDEMADAAPVNGSATGTVKPNGQGRLF from the coding sequence ATGGCGAAAAGCCAGCGCTCCATTTCTGTGAGTGAGTTTTTTGAGAAGAACCGCCATCTGCTTGGCTTTGGCAACGATCACCGCGCGCTGCTGACGACGGTCAAGGAAGCAGTCGACAATTCGCTCGATGCTTGCGAAGAGGCCGGCATCACCCCTGAGATCTGGGTCCATATCGAACAAACGGGCGAACGCCGCTACAAAGCCGGCATCCAGGACAACGGCCCAGGCATTGTGAAAAAGCAGATTCCCCTGATCTTTGGCAAGCTGCTGTACGGCTCCAAATTCCACCGCCTGCGGATGAGTCGCGGGCAGCAAGGGATTGGTATTAGCGCCGCCGGCATGTATGGCGTGCTGACGACTGGCAAACCGGTCAAAATCATCTCCAAGGTGTCGATCCGCAAGCCGACCCACTATTACGAGATCCGGATCAACACCAAGACCAATGATCCCGAGATCCTCAACGGCGGCGGCGACGGCGTGGATATTCCGCCGAACGATGAAGGCCGCAAGTACATCGCCGACCACGGCATCGAATGGGTTTCCCAGTACGACGCCGAAGGCGATCAGCCGCCGGTCGATGTTCCCAGCGGGACCCGGGTCACGATCGAGCTGCAGGCCGTCTACAAACGCGGTCGCGGCAGCGTTGACGAGTATCTGGAGCAAACGGCGATCGCCAATCCGCATGTGACGATTCACCTGATTGGTCCCGATGGCGTGGAAACCATTTATCGCCGGTCCACGGTCGAGCTGCCTTCGGAAGCGAAGGAAATCAACCCGCACCCGTACGGGGTCGAGCTGGGCCGTCTGCAGTCAATGCTGAAAGACGCCAAGCCGACGACTCTCTCGCAATGGTTCCGCAGCGAGTTTTCCTGCGTCACGCCCGTGGTCGCCAAGAAGATTTGCGAAACGGCCAAGGTCGGCGTGCGCTCCTCGACCAGTTCCATCTCACGCGATGAAGCGGAAGCGCTGTACCTGGCGATCCAACAGACCAAGATTAAAGCCCCTTCGACCGACTGTATTTCCCCCATTGGCGAGCAGTTGCTGCTGAGCGGGCTGCACAAAGTGGTGCCAGGCGAGTTTTACGCCGCCTCGACCCGGCCTCCGGCCGTCTACCGCGGTAATCCGTTCCAGGTGGAAGTGGCCCTGGCCTACGGCGGCGCGGCGGAAACACAGAAGATCTCGCGCGACATGCTGGAGGAACTACTGAGCCAGAGTGACGCACGTACGCTCAGAAAGTTCCTGATCACCACGTTCTCGGGCGTCGGCGCCGAGGCGGCTGAGAAGATTCTGAACAGCTCGAAAATGCCCACGCGGAAGTCGCCGGCCAAGCTCAAACGGGCCGAAGTTGAACGGCTGCACGAAGCGATGCATAACGTCAGCCTGAACGACGGCCAGTCGATGCAGGTGCTGCGGTTCGCCAACCGCGTGCCGCTGCAGTTCCAGCCCAAAGCCTGCGCCATTACCAATGCGGTGATCGGCACCAACTGGCGGGCGTATGGTTTAAGCCAGTCCCGCGCGTCGTTGCCGAACGGACCGATCAGCGTGGTGGTTCACCTGGCCAGCGTCTGGGTGCCGTTCACAAGCGAATCGAAAGAGGCGGTTGCCTCCTATCCGGAGATCGAGAAAGAACTGCGACTGGGTCTGCAGATGGTCGGCCGCAAATTGGGCGTCTATTTGAATCGTCGTAACCGGGTGAAAGAACAGGGGGAACGCCGTAACATTTTCCTCCGGTATTTGGGCGAAGTGGCCGACGCCGTTGCCAGCATCAACCAGACCGATCGCGACGCGCTCTATGACAACCTGGTCGAAGCGGCCAAAAAGAAGACGGCCGACGCCGACCTGAAGCTCGACGCCGGCGACAAGCCGCCGGAACTTGCCGAGCTGGAAGCCGACAGCAGCGTGCTGATCGTCGACGGCAGCGACGAAATGGCCGACGCGGCGCCGGTCAACGGCAGCGCAACCGGAACCGTGAAGCCGAACGGCCAGGGGCGACTGTTCTAG
- a CDS encoding DUF1559 domain-containing protein: MIAIIGVLVALLLPAVQMAREAARRATCTNNLKQIGLAMATYHDAHKVFPPGLVKAPLNGNNNNNWAWGAMILPQLEEQSLYNTLGVGTRVIDRNLIKQPMESYRCPSDTGPVLHLISGNNRLAGNDGAHMTGSAVSNYAANNGYGAVSSSVTVGNPYTTNTNSTGPFREFIGNNGGAYLISVADITDGTSTTIAAGERCYDLKINGTNIRFRAANAYSTYNTSNNTEYGAACALGIGGAGINKNTSTGQGQAEFSSLHPGGANFVFCDASTHFLSENVNYDNVNPGCTSVYEQLLAYEDDTVITRTY, encoded by the coding sequence GTGATCGCCATTATTGGCGTGCTAGTGGCTCTGTTGTTGCCCGCTGTTCAAATGGCGCGGGAAGCAGCCAGACGTGCGACCTGCACGAACAATCTAAAACAGATCGGCCTGGCGATGGCCACCTATCACGATGCCCACAAAGTCTTCCCACCAGGCCTGGTCAAGGCTCCACTGAATGGCAACAACAATAACAACTGGGCCTGGGGGGCCATGATCTTGCCTCAGCTGGAAGAACAGAGCCTGTACAATACGCTGGGCGTGGGCACGCGGGTCATTGACCGGAACCTGATCAAGCAGCCGATGGAATCCTACCGTTGCCCTTCGGACACCGGGCCGGTTCTGCATCTGATTTCTGGAAACAACCGCCTGGCAGGTAACGACGGCGCCCATATGACCGGCTCGGCCGTCAGCAACTATGCCGCCAACAATGGGTACGGCGCGGTTTCTTCTTCGGTCACCGTCGGCAATCCTTACACCACCAACACCAATTCCACGGGGCCCTTCCGTGAATTCATTGGCAACAACGGCGGCGCCTATCTGATCAGTGTGGCGGACATCACCGATGGCACCTCAACAACCATCGCTGCTGGCGAACGTTGCTACGACCTGAAGATTAATGGCACGAATATCAGGTTCCGGGCCGCCAACGCCTATTCCACGTACAACACGAGTAACAACACCGAATACGGAGCCGCTTGTGCGCTGGGCATCGGCGGAGCGGGCATCAATAAAAACACGAGCACAGGGCAAGGTCAGGCCGAGTTCAGCAGCTTGCACCCCGGCGGGGCAAACTTTGTGTTCTGCGACGCCTCCACGCACTTCCTGTCGGAAAACGTTAACTACGATAACGTCAATCCCGGCTGCACCAGCGTGTACGAACAGTTGCTGGCCTATGAAGACGACACCGTCATCACCCGGACCTACTAA